The sequence GTCTTTATAGgcttataataattaaaagaagatatttagatCCCTGTGGTGTTCCTAAAATGTCTCCTTTACTCTAACAGCACTAGTGCACTGCTGAATATTTCATCCGTTTCTGTTTTTGCCGTTGATTGCAGAACCAAACCCGAACCACGTTCTTCTTTAGATCCAACTTCTCCGCGATTGCAGCGATTTTCTCCGACGACGGTCGCGGCTGGATGGCGAAATACGCCTCGAGCGATCGTTTCTCCGGAGCCGCGATCGACGTTCGCTTTCGTTTCCTTTCGTTCCCGTTAAAAAGGTCTGGTTTCCCGTTTTTCTCCCGGTAAGCCGCTTCAGCCTCCTCCAGCCAGGCTTGGAGGACGGGTTTGAGGGCGATCATGTTATTGTGGGAAAGGGTTAGGGACTCGAACCTGCAGATGGTGCTTTGGCTCAGCGAGCCGACCCCCGGTATCTTCAGGTTGGCGAGGGCAGAGCCCACATCCGCCTGGGTCACTCCGAGCTTTATCCTCCGCTGCTTGAACCTCTCCGCGAACGCCTCCAGCTCTCTAGGATCGGACTCCACGTCGTTGACGCACGCCATCCCGTTGTGAACCGATAGGGTGTGCGGGTGGCCCATGGCCATGGCTTGGTGTAAGTGACCCATTTGCAGGTGGTGCTGGTGGGCTTGAGTGGTCATCACCGACGGATCCGGCGGCGCACCCATGCCGCTGACCGATAAACTCGAGGAAATGTGGTCGAGCAGATCCCCCTCCAGGGTCTGGTGGCTGAGGTGGTGGTGATGGTGCGAGGGGAGGTTGGATGACGGGTGGGATATGGGCACTGTGGACGAAGAAGAGGTGCAGGGCACGCTGCTCATGGTATGGTAGGTGACGTCCGTCTTGAAAGGGTGACTCTTGCCGTGAGACACAAGGTCAGCCGCCGCCAGAGCTTCAGCGCGGGCCAGCAGACTCTCATCAAAGCCGCTGAATATATTGCCCTGGAGCTGCAGGCAAGAGCGCGCATATGGTAGTCAGTGGGGAATTGTGTCAACTCTGGATTAAAGAACATTCCCAAGCACCCTCCTCAAAGCACAGGTCATAAAAATTAATATGAAAGCAGCAGCTTTGCTTGGATAGACATGtgggtgagagagagagagtcaaaGGAAGGAAAGGAGAGGCTGGGGAGGGAGGGATGGAAGCGGGAGCAACTCAAAACACTTCAAAGTGACAGAATGGAGACAATACGAGGAGTTTAGCGTGAGACGTACCTGCGGGGCAGGTAGGCACACCCGCCGCATGCCCTCGGAGCTCGGGTGCAGCGCAGGGTGCATGGAGAAGTGCTGCTTGCCGTTCATGGCCATCATCTTCGTTGCGCACCTTGCAGGTGAGTGGACCTGACATGGAGGCGAAGCTGTGCTCTGGCTCGACGCTCCTCGTGTGTGCTGTTTCCATTGGCAGCGCCTCCCGGGCTCTCCCCCCACCTCCAACCTCACACCGCCCTCCCGCCTCCACCTGTTcctgtattcaacttacaagATGCAGTCGGGAAAGCGCAAGCTTCTTTACCACATGAGAAACGTTAGCCAGTAtttcaattttctttttttttcttctttttttaatgatgCTACATAcctattaataattatatatatatatatatatatatatatatatatatatatatatatatatatatatatatatatatatatatatatataaatttattgtCGATATTTTTTCATGTTAATGTGCATTATTTAAAACGTGaatgtaattaataataaattattattttatataattaatataataattattattattttttttttttcaaattgtaAAATGGAAAACCAAATGTAGACGGTTTGTTCTTAAACTTCTAtaaattgtattgttatatgAAAGCGCTcttacataataaataataattaggtAATTCCTGGTTTTATATTGTCAATATTATATCCCCTGAGCTAAATGATCTCACGCATCAAATGTAATGCATAAtcaaagaatattttttgtgtattttaataGGCCTACGTAGGATGTCCAATAATTTATAGCTTACATTATTtccatttaaaatgtcattagaAATAGGCGTAAGCTGTGTAAAATGTTTAGTGTAttagtaaatacaaaattag comes from Chanodichthys erythropterus isolate Z2021 chromosome 22, ASM2448905v1, whole genome shotgun sequence and encodes:
- the pou4f3 gene encoding POU domain, class 4, transcription factor 3, coding for MMAMNGKQHFSMHPALHPSSEGMRRVCLPAPQLQGNIFSGFDESLLARAEALAAADLVSHGKSHPFKTDVTYHTMSSVPCTSSSSTVPISHPSSNLPSHHHHHLSHQTLEGDLLDHISSSLSVSGMGAPPDPSVMTTQAHQHHLQMGHLHQAMAMGHPHTLSVHNGMACVNDVESDPRELEAFAERFKQRRIKLGVTQADVGSALANLKIPGVGSLSQSTICRFESLTLSHNNMIALKPVLQAWLEEAEAAYREKNGKPDLFNGNERKRKRTSIAAPEKRSLEAYFAIQPRPSSEKIAAIAEKLDLKKNVVRVWFCNQRQKQKRMKYSAVH